The proteins below are encoded in one region of Bombus terrestris chromosome 7, iyBomTerr1.2, whole genome shotgun sequence:
- the LOC100642504 gene encoding trichohyalin: MQPGVTVVLATVWLAVYANVVGTVSHYPSRLTLDQYTPLPPQYQQHGVYRRAEGQPNWKDQNPGENQSFDLSIGPRRLISANITNGFQRQSHGTEYLKNDLLLRRSKNSSSDNFSPLVEDKQPRNFAGQDFTDEKADSRDSKDLESAPRELSPPFELEDPFVADDTFQDQGPGSVEIYKLDVFRVKPLLSPTPVTRFPSKGKSKAPKKTSYVNWKSKTPEYKATSLNILHKQSNSFDDFSTEIPANTDPFSIGGVPELQVGCEGLEAPDHSREKRSIDSPGKDKNPKEVDPWADVTPISLNLDYELSGEEDYEEMDELLKLKKLETTTKRIKHSRGDMDATIHSDFHKDKGRTEKLPVRGDLGKSSASNESTILSDGQKDRKVEEKKVTAEVSHFNKGKRDDYRVTRSVVDEMLRDNHRRKILWFEDSDVEQLDNKNGKRTKRLWGFGENEGVATSDELQTVNQRRKMNYAERRREEEKRKQEEERRQRAEEWRRQQEAQRRNYIKNQTNTDIENIRNEYEKMLEQKEREEEERRWRLQQSNRWHLEEEQRRRLQEEESRRNRLEEQRRMQELETRRRYEESPTRTPTYEEERERQQAEEIRRREENRLREEERQRRLQEEESRRREQNRWVEEMKRRQQEQDRKSLEERRREWTLKRKQEQEEQRRRHQQDRNEPSNLLYSPRNSPNANKLHNPETERRMREQQEKEHQQKLDGYIQRNRPINFNKSIDRQREEANRWRQEKERRRLEEERMLQDYIRRNQPVRVPEESELSDKNWMEYRRKLEEARQYNRPRYPGPETGRKNHGPSAPTNIDPRAYNDTRRKATRTIEEEEILERQRQQQEQLRKEALRREAEVRRIQSRKYEEERRRKEATMLEAERNAKELREAEIRRNQAERTRPRHEPRRRFDEHRGRHDTSLIPANLLLDESRRAMERQRQEQEKRQLEAERRRAKEAREKEERDRVMKEHRRRQEEARLNALPVSASIIVQPVVPNMLSRTGFDINTRLDPYQEGVQVPNFPAPPTRQPPVQSPSPCVWAVVQCCPSKTNRLVTCFESMGCPGLNWDPNPCKGSIIQAAKEQVGKFYAQLEEEDFY, translated from the exons ATGCAGCCAGGAGTGACGGTGGTTCTGGCCACGGTCTGGCTGGCGGTGTACGCGAATGTGGTGGGGACAGTTAGCCACTATCCCTCCCGCCTTACCCTCGATCAATACACCCCTTTGCCCCCGCAGTACCAGCAACACGGAGTTTATCGAAGAGCCGAGGGCCAACCGAACTGGAAGGATCAGAATCCTGGCGAGAATCAGTCGTTCGACCTTTCGATCGGCCCGCGAAGGTTGATCTCGGCAAACATCACTAATG GCTTCCAGAGACAATCCCACGGGACCGAATATCTCAAAAATGACTTGCTGCTCCGCCGATCAAAGAATAGTTCCAGTGACAATTTTTCACCTTTAGTCGAAGATAAGCAGCCGCGTAATTTTGCCGGTCAAGATTTCACGGATGAAAAAGCTGATAGTAGAGACTCAAAAGATCTCGAATCAGCGCCGCGCGAGCTGTCTCCTCCCTTCGAATTGGAGGATCCTTTTGTAGCTGACGACACGTTCCAAGATCAAGGACCAGGCTCCGTAGAAATATACAAATTGGACGTATTCCGAGTGAAGCCTCTGTTGAGCCCCACGCCTGTCACGAGATTTCCATCGAAAGGGAAAAGTAAAGCACCTAAAAAGACTAGCTACGTGAATTGGAAGTCTAAAACGCCCGAGTACAAAGCTACTAGTTTGAATATACTTCACAAACAGTCCAACTCGTTCGATGACTTTAGTACAGAGATTCCAGCAAATACGGACCCATTTAGTATAGGAGGAGTGCCAGAGTTACAGGTGGGTTGTGAAGGATTGGAGGCACCTGATCACAGCAGAGAAAAAAGATCGATAGACTCCCCCGGTAAAGATAAGAATCCAAAGGAGGTGGATCCCTGGGCGGATGTAACTCCAATATCCTTGAACCTGGACTATGAGCTGTCTGGCGAGGAAGACTATGAAGAGATGGACGAGCTGCTGAAGCTAAAGAAATTGGAGACTACCACGAAAAGGATCAAGCATAGTAGAGGCGACATGGACGCAACTATTCATTCGGATTTTCACAAGGACAAAGGACGTACCGAGAAATTACCTGTTCGCGGAGACTTGGGCAAGTCTAGCGCGAGCAATGAATCGACCATCTTGTCGGATGGCCAAAAAGATCGAAAGGTGGAAGAAAAGAAGGTGACTGCCGAGGTTTCGCATTTTAATAAAGGAAAGCGAGACGATTACCGTGTGACGAGGTCCGTCGTTGATGAGATGTTGAGAGATAATCATCGTCGTAAGATATTGTGGTTCGAAGATTCTGACGTTGAACAATTGGATAACAAAAACGGGAAACGTACTAAACGTCTTTGGGGTTTCGGAGAGAACGAAGGGGTAGCGACTAGCGATGAGCTGCAGACAGTGAATCAGCGACGAAAAATGAATTATgcggaaagaagaagagaagaggagaagaggaaacaggAAGAAGAACGAAGACAAAGAGCAGAGGAATGGAGAAGACAGCAGGAAGCGCAGAGGCGAAATTATATTAAGAATCAAACAAATACTGATATAGAAAATATCAGGAACGAATACGAGAAAATGTtggaacagaaagagagagaagaagaagaaaggaggtGGCGATTGCAGCAGTCAAACAGGTGGCATCTGGAGGAAGAACAAAGACGACGTTTACAGGAAGAAGAGTCAAGAAGAAATCGATTGGAGGAGCAACGTCGAATGCAAGAACTAGAAACTCGTAGAAGATACGAAGAGTCTCCGACACGGACTCCTACTTACGAGGAGGAAAGAGAACGACAGCAAGCAGAAGAAATAAGAAGACGAGAAGAAAATCGTCTAAGAGAAGAAGAACGTCAACGAAGATTACAGGAAGAAGAATCACGTAGGAGAGAGCAGAATAGGTGGGTGGAAGAGATGAAACGAAGACAGCAAGAACAGGATAGAAAAAGCTtagaagaaaggagaagagaATGGACGTTGAAACGCAAACAAGAGCAAGAAGAACAAAGAAGAAGACATCAGCAAGACAGAAACGAACCATCTAATTTGTTGTACTCTCCGCGAAATAGTCCGAACGCAAATAAACTACACAATCCAGAAACAGAAAGACGaatgagagaacaacaggaaaAAGAACATCAGCAAAAATTAGATGGATATATTCAACGTAATCGACCGATCAACTTCAACAAATCAATAGATCGACAAAGAGAAGAAGCGAACAGATGGAGGCAGGAGAAGGAGCGACGAAGACTCGAAGAAGAACGTATGTTACAGGATTACATTCGAAGAAATCAACCAGTGCGTGTTCCGGAAGAGAGCGAATTATCTGATAAAAACTGGATGGAGTATAGAAGGAAATTAGAAGAAGCTAGACAATATAATCGGCCGAGATATCCAGGTCCAGAGACGGGGAGAAAAAATCATGGTCCATCAGCACCGACAAATATCGATCCACGAGCTTACAATGATACGAGAAGAAAAGCAACTAGAACGATCGAAGAGGAAGAAATCCTCGAGCGACAGAGACAGCAACAGGAGCAGCTGAGAAAAGAAGCTTTGAGGCGAGAAGCAGAGGTTAGAAGGATACAATCGAGAAAATACGAGGAGGAACGAAGGAGGAAAGAAGCAACGATGTTAGAAGCGGAGAGAAATGCGAAAGAGCTGCGGGAAGCGGAGATCAGAAGAAATCAAGCTGAAAGGACGAGACCAAGGCATGAGCCTCGTAGGCGATTCGACGAGCATAGAGGTAGACACGACACGAGTCTTATTCCAGCCAATTTACTTTTGGATGAGTCCAGGAGAGCTATGGAGAGACAAAGACAGGAGCAAGAGAAAAGGCAACTGGAAGCTGAAAGGCGAAG AGCAAAGGAAGCAAGGGAGAAGGAGGAACGTGACAGGGTCATGAAAGAGCATCGGAGACGGCAGGAAGAGGCCAGGCTGAACGCGTTGCCTGTGAGCGCAAGCATAATAGTCCAACCCGTGGTACCTAACATGTTATCGAGAACGGGTTTCGATATCAACACG